One Salvelinus fontinalis isolate EN_2023a chromosome 27, ASM2944872v1, whole genome shotgun sequence genomic region harbors:
- the LOC129825703 gene encoding gap junction Cx32.2 protein-like, producing the protein MGDWSFLSTLLDKVQSHSTVIGKIWMSVLFLFRIMVLGAGAESVWGDEQSGFLCNTQQPGCENVCYDWIFPISHIRFWVMQIIFISTPTLLYLGHAMHVISQENKLRVILHSQEDNGMLKKPKYTDEAGKVRIRGDLLCSYMTQLFFKIILEIAFIVGQYYLYGFVMVPMFPCSKSPCPFTVECYMSRPTEKTIFIIFMLVVACVSLALNVIEVFYLLYTRVRCGGSKGRRYHTTSAANPATLSSSGGSGCVDTEMDTLRQNKMNLEFESGRSLGGSLDGAKQEERLLGHH; encoded by the coding sequence ATGGGAGACTGGAGTTTTCTTTCCACGTTACTGGACAAGGTGCAGTCCCACTCAACGGTCATTGgaaagatatggatgagtgtcCTGTTCCTGTTCAGGATCATGGTTCTGGGTGCTGGAGCGGAGAGTGTGTGGGGCGATGAACAATCTGGTTTCTTATGCAATACGCAACAACCTGGTTGTGAGAATGTCTGCTACGACTGGATCTTCCCCATATCACACATCCGTTTCTGGGTCATGCAGATCATCTTCATCTCTACTCCAACTCTTCTGTACCTGGGCCATGCCATGCATGTCATCAGCCAGGAGAACAAGCTAAGAGTCATACTGCACAGCCAAGAAGATAATGGCATGTTGAAGAAGCCCAAATACACAGATGAAGCAGGGAAGGTCAGAATTAGGGGAGATTTGTTGTGCAGTTACATGACCCAGCTATTCTTTAAGATCATTCTAGAGATCGCTTTTATTGTTGGCCAGTACTACCTGTATGGGTTTGTCATGGTCCCCATGTTCCCTTGCTCCAAATCTCCCTGTCCCTTTACTGTAGAATGCTACATGTCTCGTCCCACAGAGAAGACCATATTCATCATCTTCATGCTGGTGGTGGCCTGTGTGTCTCTGGCTCTGAATGTGATTGAGGTTTTCTATCTGCTTTACACAAGAGTGAGATGTGGCGGCTCCAAGGGGCGCAGGTATCACACTACCTCAGCAGCGAACCCcgccaccctctcctcctctggggGGTCTGGTTGCGTGGATACTGAGATGGACACACTGAGACAGAACAAGATGAACCTGGAGTTTGAGAGTGGCCGGAGTTTAGGGGGTAGTCTGGATGGAGCTAAACAAGAGGAAAGGTTGCTAGGTCACCACTAA
- the LOC129825704 gene encoding gap junction Cx32.7 protein-like: MGEWDLLGRLLDKVQSHSTVIGKIWLTVLFVFRILVLGAGAEKVWGDEQSDFVCNTDQPGCENVCYDHAFPISHVRFWVLQIISVSTPTLVYLGHVLHIIHVEKKVREKMKKQAQDEQANDFLKKGYKVPKYSNDNGKINLRGRLLRSYVLHVLVKILLEVGFIVGQYYLYGFTLQARFICVRFPCPHKVDCFLSRPTEKTVFIWFMLVVACVSLLLNLIELFYLFVKSVKECLDRRQDYTVTPVTPVLERKAFENKDQMIQNWVNLELELQGRKLGSGVAKSVASEENTANMGEVHI, translated from the coding sequence ATGGGTGAATGGGACTTGCTGGGCCGGCTGCTGGACAAAGTGCAGTCCCACTCCACAGTCATAGGGAAGATCTGGCTAACTGTCCTGTTTGTCTTCAGGATCCTGGTCCTTGGGGCCGGGGCAGAGAAGGTGTGGGGGGACGAGCAGTCAGACTTCGTCTGTAACACAGACCAGCCGGGATGTGAGAACGTCTGTTATGACCACGCTTTCCCCATCTCACACGTCCGTTTCTGGGTGCTTCAGATCATCTCCGTTTCCACCCCAACCCTGGTGTACCTGGGCCATGTCCTCCACATCATCCACGTAGAGAAGAAAGTCAGGGAGAAGATGAAGAAGCAAGCACAGGATGAGCAGGCCAATGACTTCCTGAAGAAAGGCTACAAAGTCCCCAAGTACAGCAATGACAATGGAAAGATTAACCTGCGTGGCCGTCTGTTACGCAGTTACGTGCTGCACGTACTGGTGAAGATCCTTCTAGAGGTGGGGTTCATCGTGGGACAGTACTACCTGTATGGCTTCACCCTCCAGGCCCGCTTTATCTGCGTTCGCTTCCCCTGCCCTCACAAGGTGGACTGCTTCCTGTCCAGACCCACAGAGAAAACCGTCTTCATCTGGTTTATGCTGGTGGTAGCCTGTGTGTCTCTACTCCTCAACCTCATTGAGCTCTTTTACCTGTTTGTCAAATCGGTCAAAGAGTGTCTGGACAGAAGGCAGGACTACACGGTGACCCCGGTCACCCCTGTCCTGGAGAGAAAGGCCTTTGAGAACAAAGACCAGATGATCCAGAACTGGGTCAATCTGGAGTTGGAGCTGCAGGGGAGGAAGCTGGGCAGTGGGGTGGCGAAAAGTGTGGCTTCTGAGGAAAACACTGCTAACATGGGGGAAGTCCACATCTAA